The following are encoded in a window of Pongo abelii isolate AG06213 chromosome 16, NHGRI_mPonAbe1-v2.0_pri, whole genome shotgun sequence genomic DNA:
- the KNSTRN gene encoding small kinetochore-associated protein isoform X2: protein MAAPEAPPQDRVFRTTWLSTECDSHPLPPSYRKFLFETEAADLAGGTTVAAGHLLNQSDKDCGQDRRAPGVQPCRLVTMTSVVKTVYSLQPPSALSCGQPADTQTRATSKSLLPVRSKEVDVSKQLHSGGPENDVTKITKLRRENGQMKATDTATRRNVRKGYKPLSKQKSEEELKDKNQLLEAVNKQLHQKLTETQVELKDLTQKVELLEKFRDNCLAILESKGLDPALGSETLASGQESTTDHMDSMLLLETLQEELKVFNETAKKQMEELQALKVKLEMKEERVRFLEQQTLCNNQVNDLTTALKEMEQLLEM, encoded by the exons ATGGCGGCTCCCGAAGCCCCGCCCCAGGACAGAGTTTTCCGTACAACATGGCTGTCTACAGAGTGCGATTCCCATCCACTTCCGCCCAGCTACCGGAAGTTTCTATTTGAAACCGAGGCGGCAGACCTAGCCGGTGGCACGACAGTTGCTGCAGGGCATCTTTTGAACCAGAGCGACAAGGACTGCGGGCAGGACCGGCGGGCTCCTGG GGTTCAGCCGTGCCGCCTCGTTACGATGACCAGTGTGGTTAAGACAGTGTATAGCCTGCAGCCCCCCTCTGCGCTGAGCTGCGGCCAGCCCGCAG ACACACAAACTCGGGCCACTTCTAAGAGTCTCTTACCTGTTAGGTCCAAAGAAGTCGATGTTTCCAAACAGCTTCATTCAGGAGGTCCAGAGAATGATGTTACAAAAATCACCAAACTGAGACGAGAGAATGG GCAAATGAAAGCTACTGACACTGCCACCAGAAGGAATGTCAGAAAAGG CTACAAACCACTGAGTAAGCAAAAATCAGAGGAAGAGCTGAAGGACAAGAACCAGCTGTTAGAAGCCGTCAACAAGCAGTTGCACCAGAAGTTGACTGAAACTCAG GTAGAGCTGAAGGACCTGACCCAGAAGGTAGAGCTGCTGGAGAAGTTTCGGGACAACTGTTTGGCAATTTTGGAGAGCAAGGGCCTCGATCCAG CTTTAGGCAGTGAGACCCTGGCATCAGGACAAGAATCCACTACTGATCACATGGACTCTATG TTGCTGTTAGAAACTTTGCAAGAGGAGCTGAAGGTTTTTAACGAAACAGCCAAAAAGCAGATGGAGGAGTTACAG GCCTTAAAGGTAAAGCTGGAGATGAAAGAGGAAAGAGTCCGATTCCTAGAACAGCAGACTTTATGCAACAATCAAGTAAATGATTTAACAACAGCCCTTAAGGAAATGGAGCAGCTATTAGAAATGTAA
- the KNSTRN gene encoding small kinetochore-associated protein isoform X1, whose protein sequence is MAAPEAPPQDRVFRTTWLSTECDSHPLPPSYRKFLFETEAADLAGGTTVAAGHLLNQSDKDCGQDRRAPGVQPCRLVTMTSVVKTVYSLQPPSALSCGQPADDSTQLVHKPWQDGALKWPGAVAHACNPSTLEGRDTQTRATSKSLLPVRSKEVDVSKQLHSGGPENDVTKITKLRRENGQMKATDTATRRNVRKGYKPLSKQKSEEELKDKNQLLEAVNKQLHQKLTETQVELKDLTQKVELLEKFRDNCLAILESKGLDPALGSETLASGQESTTDHMDSMLLLETLQEELKVFNETAKKQMEELQALKVKLEMKEERVRFLEQQTLCNNQVNDLTTALKEMEQLLEM, encoded by the exons ATGGCGGCTCCCGAAGCCCCGCCCCAGGACAGAGTTTTCCGTACAACATGGCTGTCTACAGAGTGCGATTCCCATCCACTTCCGCCCAGCTACCGGAAGTTTCTATTTGAAACCGAGGCGGCAGACCTAGCCGGTGGCACGACAGTTGCTGCAGGGCATCTTTTGAACCAGAGCGACAAGGACTGCGGGCAGGACCGGCGGGCTCCTGG GGTTCAGCCGTGCCGCCTCGTTACGATGACCAGTGTGGTTAAGACAGTGTATAGCCTGCAGCCCCCCTCTGCGCTGAGCTGCGGCCAGCCCGCAG ATGATTCCACTCAGCTGGTACATAAACCTTGGCAAGATGGAGCTCTgaagtggccaggcgcggtggctcacgcctgtaatcccagcactttggaagggcgag ACACACAAACTCGGGCCACTTCTAAGAGTCTCTTACCTGTTAGGTCCAAAGAAGTCGATGTTTCCAAACAGCTTCATTCAGGAGGTCCAGAGAATGATGTTACAAAAATCACCAAACTGAGACGAGAGAATGG GCAAATGAAAGCTACTGACACTGCCACCAGAAGGAATGTCAGAAAAGG CTACAAACCACTGAGTAAGCAAAAATCAGAGGAAGAGCTGAAGGACAAGAACCAGCTGTTAGAAGCCGTCAACAAGCAGTTGCACCAGAAGTTGACTGAAACTCAG GTAGAGCTGAAGGACCTGACCCAGAAGGTAGAGCTGCTGGAGAAGTTTCGGGACAACTGTTTGGCAATTTTGGAGAGCAAGGGCCTCGATCCAG CTTTAGGCAGTGAGACCCTGGCATCAGGACAAGAATCCACTACTGATCACATGGACTCTATG TTGCTGTTAGAAACTTTGCAAGAGGAGCTGAAGGTTTTTAACGAAACAGCCAAAAAGCAGATGGAGGAGTTACAG GCCTTAAAGGTAAAGCTGGAGATGAAAGAGGAAAGAGTCCGATTCCTAGAACAGCAGACTTTATGCAACAATCAAGTAAATGATTTAACAACAGCCCTTAAGGAAATGGAGCAGCTATTAGAAATGTAA
- the IVD gene encoding isovaleryl-CoA dehydrogenase, mitochondrial precursor, whose translation MATATRLLGWRVASWRMRPPPAGFVSQRAHSLLPVDDAINGLSEEQRQLRQTVAKFLQEHLAPKAQEIDRSNEFKNLREFWKQLGNLGVLGITAPVQYGGSGLGYLEHVLVMEEISRASGAVGLSYGAHSNLCINQLVRNGNEAQKEKYLPKLISGEYIGALAMSEPNAGSDVVSMKLKAEKKGNHYILNGNKFWITNGPDADVLIVYAKTDLAAVPASRGITAFIVEKGMPGFSTSKKLDKLGMRGSNTCELIFEDCKVPAANILGHENKGVYVLMSGLDLERLVLAGGPLGLMQAVLDHTIPYLHVREAFGQKIGHFQLMQGKMADMYTRLMACRQYVYNVAKACDEGHCTAKDCAGVILYSAECATQVALDGIQCFGGNGYINDFPMGRFLRDAKLYEIGAGTSEVRRLVIGRAFNADFH comes from the exons ATGGCGACTGCGACTCGGCTGCTGGGGTGGCGTGTGGCGAGCTGGAGGATGCGGCCGCCGCCTGCCGGCTTCGTTTCCCAGCGGGCCCACTCGCTTTTGCCCGTGGACGATGCAATCAACGGGCTAAGCGAGGAGCAGAGGCAG CTTCGTCAGACCGTGGCTAAGTTCCTTCAGGAGCACCTGGCCCCCAAGGCCCAGGAGATTGATCGCAGCAATGAGTTCAAGAACCTGCGA GAATTTTGGAAGCAGCTGGGGAACCTGGGCGTATTGGGCATCACAGCCCCTG TTCAGTATGGCGGCTCTGGCCTGGGCTACCTGGAGCATGTGCTGGTGATGGAGGAGATATCCCGAGCTTCTGGAGCAGTGGGGCTCAGTTACGGTGCCCACTCCAACCTCTGCATCAACCAGCTTGTACGCAATGGGAATGAGGCCCAGAAAGAGAAGTATCTCCCGAAG CTGATCAGTGGTGAGTACATCGGAGCCCTGGCCATGAGTGAGCCCAATGCAGGCTCTGATGTTGTCTCTATGAAGCTCAAAGCGGAAAAGAAAG GAAATCACTATATCCTGAATGGCAACAAGTTCTGGATCACTAATGGCCCTGATGCTGACGTCCTGATTGTCTATGCCAAGACAGATCTGGCTGCTGTGCCAGCTTCTAGGGGCATCACAGCCTTCATTGTGGAGAAG GGTATGCCTGGCTTTAGCACCTCTAAGAAGCTGGACAAGCTGGGGATGCGGGGCTCTAACACCTGTGAGCTAATCTTTGAAGACTGCAAGGTTCCTG CTGCCAACATCCTGGGCCATGAGAATAAGGGTGTCTACGTGCTGATGAGTGGGCTGGACCTGGAACGGCTGGTGCTGGCCGGGGGGCCTCTCGG GCTCATGCAAGCGGTCCTGGACCACACCATTCCCTACCTGCACGTGAGGGAAGCCTTTGGCCAGAAGATCGGCCACTTCCAG TTGATGCAGGGGAAGATGGCTGACATGTACACCCGCCTCATGGCGTGTCGGCAGTATGTCTACAATGTCGCCAAGGCCTGCGATGAGGGCCATTGCACTGCTAAG GACTGTGCAGGTGTGATCCTTTACTCAGCTGAGTGTGCCACACAGGTAGCCCTGGACGGCATTCAGTGTTTTG GTGGCAATGGCTACATCAATGACTTTCCCATGGGCCGCTTTCTTCGAGATGCCAAGCTGTATGAGATAGGGGCTGGGACCAGCGAGGTGAGGCGGCTGGTCATCGGCAGAGCCTTCAATGCAGACTTTCACTAG
- the IVD gene encoding isovaleryl-CoA dehydrogenase, mitochondrial isoform X2 — protein MATATRLLGWRVASWRMRPPPAGFVSQRAHSLLPVDDAINGLSEEQRQLRQTVAKFLQEHLAPKAQEIDRSNEFKNLREFWKQLGNLGVLGITAPVQYGGSGLGYLEHVLVMEEISRASGAVGLSYGAHSNLCINQLVRNGNEAQKEKYLPKLISGEYIGALAMSEPNAGSDVVSMKLKAEKKGNHYILNGNKFWITNGPDADVLIVYAKTDLAAVPASRGITAFIVEKGMPGFSTSKKLDKLGMRGSNTCELIFEDCKVPAANILGHENKGVYVLMSGLDLERLVLAGGPLGLMQAVLDHTIPYLHVREAFGQKIGHFQLMQGKMADMYTRLMACRQYVYNVAKACDEGHCTAKDCAGVILYSAECATQVALDGIQCFDGILRSVAHAGVQWHNLS, from the exons ATGGCGACTGCGACTCGGCTGCTGGGGTGGCGTGTGGCGAGCTGGAGGATGCGGCCGCCGCCTGCCGGCTTCGTTTCCCAGCGGGCCCACTCGCTTTTGCCCGTGGACGATGCAATCAACGGGCTAAGCGAGGAGCAGAGGCAG CTTCGTCAGACCGTGGCTAAGTTCCTTCAGGAGCACCTGGCCCCCAAGGCCCAGGAGATTGATCGCAGCAATGAGTTCAAGAACCTGCGA GAATTTTGGAAGCAGCTGGGGAACCTGGGCGTATTGGGCATCACAGCCCCTG TTCAGTATGGCGGCTCTGGCCTGGGCTACCTGGAGCATGTGCTGGTGATGGAGGAGATATCCCGAGCTTCTGGAGCAGTGGGGCTCAGTTACGGTGCCCACTCCAACCTCTGCATCAACCAGCTTGTACGCAATGGGAATGAGGCCCAGAAAGAGAAGTATCTCCCGAAG CTGATCAGTGGTGAGTACATCGGAGCCCTGGCCATGAGTGAGCCCAATGCAGGCTCTGATGTTGTCTCTATGAAGCTCAAAGCGGAAAAGAAAG GAAATCACTATATCCTGAATGGCAACAAGTTCTGGATCACTAATGGCCCTGATGCTGACGTCCTGATTGTCTATGCCAAGACAGATCTGGCTGCTGTGCCAGCTTCTAGGGGCATCACAGCCTTCATTGTGGAGAAG GGTATGCCTGGCTTTAGCACCTCTAAGAAGCTGGACAAGCTGGGGATGCGGGGCTCTAACACCTGTGAGCTAATCTTTGAAGACTGCAAGGTTCCTG CTGCCAACATCCTGGGCCATGAGAATAAGGGTGTCTACGTGCTGATGAGTGGGCTGGACCTGGAACGGCTGGTGCTGGCCGGGGGGCCTCTCGG GCTCATGCAAGCGGTCCTGGACCACACCATTCCCTACCTGCACGTGAGGGAAGCCTTTGGCCAGAAGATCGGCCACTTCCAG TTGATGCAGGGGAAGATGGCTGACATGTACACCCGCCTCATGGCGTGTCGGCAGTATGTCTACAATGTCGCCAAGGCCTGCGATGAGGGCCATTGCACTGCTAAG GACTGTGCAGGTGTGATCCTTTACTCAGCTGAGTGTGCCACACAGGTAGCCCTGGACGGCATTCAGTGTTTTG
- the IVD gene encoding isovaleryl-CoA dehydrogenase, mitochondrial isoform X1: MVFWWRISQATYRLWHKGPQSVCRSLTPEQSELRQTVAKFLQEHLAPKAQEIDRSNEFKNLREFWKQLGNLGVLGITAPVQYGGSGLGYLEHVLVMEEISRASGAVGLSYGAHSNLCINQLVRNGNEAQKEKYLPKLISGEYIGALAMSEPNAGSDVVSMKLKAEKKGNHYILNGNKFWITNGPDADVLIVYAKTDLAAVPASRGITAFIVEKGMPGFSTSKKLDKLGMRGSNTCELIFEDCKVPAANILGHENKGVYVLMSGLDLERLVLAGGPLGLMQAVLDHTIPYLHVREAFGQKIGHFQLMQGKMADMYTRLMACRQYVYNVAKACDEGHCTAKDCAGVILYSAECATQVALDGIQCFGGNGYINDFPMGRFLRDAKLYEIGAGTSEVRRLVIGRAFNADFH, encoded by the exons ATGGTGTTTTGGTGGAGGATTAGCCAGGCTACCTACCGCTTGTGGCACAAGGGCCCTCAATCTGTATGTAGGTCACTTACACCTGAACAGTCTGAG CTTCGTCAGACCGTGGCTAAGTTCCTTCAGGAGCACCTGGCCCCCAAGGCCCAGGAGATTGATCGCAGCAATGAGTTCAAGAACCTGCGA GAATTTTGGAAGCAGCTGGGGAACCTGGGCGTATTGGGCATCACAGCCCCTG TTCAGTATGGCGGCTCTGGCCTGGGCTACCTGGAGCATGTGCTGGTGATGGAGGAGATATCCCGAGCTTCTGGAGCAGTGGGGCTCAGTTACGGTGCCCACTCCAACCTCTGCATCAACCAGCTTGTACGCAATGGGAATGAGGCCCAGAAAGAGAAGTATCTCCCGAAG CTGATCAGTGGTGAGTACATCGGAGCCCTGGCCATGAGTGAGCCCAATGCAGGCTCTGATGTTGTCTCTATGAAGCTCAAAGCGGAAAAGAAAG GAAATCACTATATCCTGAATGGCAACAAGTTCTGGATCACTAATGGCCCTGATGCTGACGTCCTGATTGTCTATGCCAAGACAGATCTGGCTGCTGTGCCAGCTTCTAGGGGCATCACAGCCTTCATTGTGGAGAAG GGTATGCCTGGCTTTAGCACCTCTAAGAAGCTGGACAAGCTGGGGATGCGGGGCTCTAACACCTGTGAGCTAATCTTTGAAGACTGCAAGGTTCCTG CTGCCAACATCCTGGGCCATGAGAATAAGGGTGTCTACGTGCTGATGAGTGGGCTGGACCTGGAACGGCTGGTGCTGGCCGGGGGGCCTCTCGG GCTCATGCAAGCGGTCCTGGACCACACCATTCCCTACCTGCACGTGAGGGAAGCCTTTGGCCAGAAGATCGGCCACTTCCAG TTGATGCAGGGGAAGATGGCTGACATGTACACCCGCCTCATGGCGTGTCGGCAGTATGTCTACAATGTCGCCAAGGCCTGCGATGAGGGCCATTGCACTGCTAAG GACTGTGCAGGTGTGATCCTTTACTCAGCTGAGTGTGCCACACAGGTAGCCCTGGACGGCATTCAGTGTTTTG GTGGCAATGGCTACATCAATGACTTTCCCATGGGCCGCTTTCTTCGAGATGCCAAGCTGTATGAGATAGGGGCTGGGACCAGCGAGGTGAGGCGGCTGGTCATCGGCAGAGCCTTCAATGCAGACTTTCACTAG